In Deinococcus sp. QL22, the following are encoded in one genomic region:
- the rpoC gene encoding DNA-directed RNA polymerase subunit beta' — protein sequence MKDFSKVRIAIASPAKIREWSFGEVEKPETINYRTLKPEREGLFDERIFGPIKDYECACGKYKRQRYEGKVCERCGVEVTSSKVRRYRMGHIDLATPAAHIWYVKDTPSKIGTLLDLSAGQLEKVLYFSSFLVTQPLNAQKDGRPLKRGELLTDDEYRELRYGRQETYTIPGGQEAVIRDGEYVTRGQILGGNVVAKMDGLAQYRFPRRAEIAYSEEVEASLPLPADVLVEQETFRAGEILAELEADVTITAPVDGTAFLHELGEDSVMVDIRASVEAPEPSEDGEEEVAAAPLGEILARVYLPHGMNVQVAQGEIVEAGAVLADASAGSRLRVSRDSRLSAVTFPKKKGDVTVTAHWMRRAEYPINPTMHVLVGDGSEVKKGQKVVGAIDKEEEIIAEAAGVITLHAPASVIVSKAKVYPYNDEPLVVIGDRVEPGDELADSGNLRSEISGRIEIDLVRKQVRVIESYDFEAKMGAEAVKELLDELDLDILEAELGEMMKDSSRHKRAKARKRLEVTRAFKRSGNHPSWMILNTVPVMPPDLRPMVQVDGGRFATSDLNDLYRRLINRNNRLKKLIGQGAPDMIIRNEKRMLQEAVDALIDNGRRGSPVTNPGSDRSLRSLTDLLGGKQGRFRQNLLGKRVDYSGRSVIVVGPQLRLHQCGVPKRMALELFKPFLFKVLEEKGEVTNIKQARKMLERYRDTRDSVWDALEEVIEDKVVLLNRAPTLHRLGIQAFEPVLVEGQSIQLHPLVCEAFNADFDGDQMAIHVPLSAQAQAEARIQMLSSHNLLSPANGEPNVKPSRDIILGIFTLTQLRRDIPGAGTEYGSEQDVLAALDSGILSLNSPVMLRGKETSPGRLRYVFSSPDEAIMAVERGTIDNQDHVLIRLNGKMYETSAGRVSFRRIVQEALGTQASLVDTLVDLDTTYEKDALKDMVMACFKHLGIEATAGLLDGLKDSGFKLSTTSGITIGIDDIVLPPSKPALLAAADLKLKEIEQNYEFGFMTHEERYKQVVQLWNDTTDEVKNAVFENFSQNYPFNPLWIMSQSGARGNPQQIRQLAGMRGLMARPDGSTIEVPIKASFREGLTVAEYFISTHGARKGGADTALRTADSGYLTRKLVDVAHEVVVRDVDCGSTDYTEIFLGATDERTGEWRSRKASEIETSIYGRTLTADVTLEDGRVVPSGEMLNLEDVKLIAKQARALESVYVRTPLNCRVKAGVCQKCYGYDLSQAKPVSMGEAVGVVAAESIGEPGTQLTMRTFHTGGVAGGGDITMGLPRVIELFEARKPKTQAVVADRDGLVRIEEEEERYMIKIEADDDQYSAKTATKVPKTLRLIVKDGDRVEAGQAMTRGAVNPHDLLLYKDSGAAQHYLVEEVQRVYRSQGVKVHDKHIEIIVRQMLRWVEVIDGGSTELLEGQTVERWEVDQANEALTEGQTPSSWKPVLLGITKSSLTTKSWLSAASFQHTTHVLTEASMKGQVDELIGLKENVILGKLIPAGTGLRTVREMQVADERTLEKYGEGSVSPDAVTGTQRYDDTRPTSTPTISFNG from the coding sequence TTGAAAGATTTCAGCAAGGTACGCATTGCCATCGCCAGCCCCGCGAAGATTCGCGAGTGGAGCTTTGGCGAGGTCGAAAAGCCCGAAACCATCAACTACCGCACCCTCAAGCCCGAACGCGAAGGTCTGTTCGACGAGCGAATCTTTGGGCCAATCAAGGACTACGAGTGCGCCTGCGGGAAGTACAAGCGCCAGCGCTATGAAGGCAAAGTCTGCGAGCGTTGCGGTGTAGAAGTCACGTCCAGCAAGGTGCGCCGCTACCGCATGGGCCACATCGATCTGGCCACGCCTGCCGCGCACATCTGGTACGTGAAGGACACGCCCAGCAAGATCGGCACGCTGCTTGACCTGAGCGCCGGCCAGCTGGAGAAAGTGCTGTACTTTTCCTCGTTCCTCGTGACGCAGCCGCTGAACGCCCAGAAAGATGGGCGGCCCCTGAAGCGCGGCGAACTGCTGACCGACGACGAGTACCGCGAACTGCGCTATGGCCGTCAGGAAACCTACACGATTCCCGGTGGGCAAGAAGCCGTGATTCGTGACGGTGAGTACGTGACGCGTGGGCAGATTCTGGGCGGCAACGTGGTCGCCAAGATGGACGGCCTCGCCCAGTACCGCTTCCCGCGCCGCGCCGAAATCGCGTACAGCGAAGAAGTCGAAGCCTCCTTGCCCCTGCCCGCCGACGTGCTGGTGGAGCAAGAGACCTTCCGGGCCGGAGAAATCCTGGCTGAACTGGAAGCCGACGTGACGATTACGGCCCCCGTAGACGGCACCGCCTTCCTGCACGAACTGGGTGAAGACTCCGTGATGGTGGATATCCGCGCCAGCGTGGAGGCCCCCGAACCCAGCGAAGACGGCGAAGAAGAAGTGGCCGCCGCACCCCTCGGCGAAATTTTGGCCCGCGTGTACCTGCCTCACGGCATGAACGTGCAGGTCGCGCAGGGCGAGATCGTGGAAGCAGGCGCAGTGTTGGCCGACGCCAGCGCTGGAAGCCGACTGCGCGTCAGCCGCGATAGCCGCCTGAGCGCCGTTACCTTCCCCAAAAAGAAGGGCGACGTCACGGTTACGGCTCACTGGATGCGCCGCGCCGAGTACCCCATCAACCCCACCATGCACGTCTTGGTCGGCGACGGCAGCGAAGTCAAGAAGGGTCAGAAGGTCGTTGGCGCAATTGACAAGGAAGAAGAAATCATTGCCGAGGCCGCCGGGGTCATTACCCTGCACGCGCCCGCCAGCGTGATCGTGAGCAAGGCCAAGGTGTACCCGTACAACGATGAACCCCTGGTGGTCATCGGTGACCGTGTGGAACCCGGCGACGAGTTGGCTGACAGCGGTAACCTGCGTTCAGAAATTTCGGGCCGCATCGAGATCGACCTCGTTCGCAAGCAAGTTCGTGTGATCGAGTCCTACGATTTCGAAGCCAAGATGGGCGCGGAAGCCGTCAAGGAACTGCTGGACGAACTCGACCTCGACATCTTGGAAGCCGAACTCGGCGAGATGATGAAGGATTCGAGCCGTCATAAGCGTGCCAAGGCCCGCAAGCGCCTTGAAGTCACGCGTGCCTTCAAGCGCAGCGGCAACCACCCCTCGTGGATGATCCTGAACACGGTTCCGGTCATGCCACCAGACCTTCGCCCGATGGTGCAGGTCGACGGTGGACGCTTTGCCACGTCCGACCTGAACGACCTCTACCGCCGCCTGATCAACCGCAACAACCGTCTGAAAAAGCTGATCGGACAGGGCGCACCCGACATGATCATTCGCAACGAAAAGCGGATGCTTCAGGAAGCTGTGGACGCCCTGATCGATAACGGACGGCGCGGCAGCCCCGTGACCAACCCCGGCTCTGACCGCAGCCTGCGCTCGCTGACCGACCTGTTGGGCGGCAAGCAGGGACGCTTCCGTCAGAACCTGCTGGGCAAGCGTGTGGACTACTCGGGCCGTTCGGTCATCGTGGTCGGCCCGCAGCTCCGCCTGCACCAGTGTGGTGTGCCCAAGCGCATGGCCCTCGAACTCTTCAAGCCCTTCTTGTTCAAGGTGCTGGAAGAGAAGGGCGAAGTGACCAACATCAAGCAGGCCCGCAAGATGCTGGAGCGCTACCGCGACACCCGCGATAGCGTGTGGGACGCCCTCGAAGAAGTGATTGAAGACAAGGTCGTGCTGCTCAACCGTGCGCCTACACTTCACCGCCTCGGTATTCAGGCCTTCGAGCCGGTGCTGGTGGAAGGCCAGTCCATTCAGCTGCACCCCCTCGTCTGTGAAGCCTTCAACGCCGATTTCGACGGCGATCAGATGGCGATTCACGTCCCCCTCAGCGCTCAGGCGCAGGCTGAAGCCCGCATTCAGATGCTCAGCTCTCACAACCTGCTCTCGCCCGCCAACGGCGAACCCAACGTGAAGCCCAGCCGCGACATCATTCTCGGCATCTTTACGCTGACCCAGCTTCGCCGCGACATTCCCGGCGCAGGCACGGAATACGGCAGCGAACAGGACGTGCTGGCCGCCCTCGACAGCGGCATCCTGAGCCTCAACAGCCCTGTGATGTTGCGCGGCAAGGAAACTAGCCCCGGTCGTCTGCGCTACGTGTTCTCCAGCCCTGATGAAGCCATCATGGCTGTGGAGCGCGGCACCATCGACAACCAGGATCACGTCCTGATTCGCCTGAACGGCAAGATGTACGAAACCAGCGCGGGCCGCGTCAGCTTCCGCCGGATCGTGCAGGAAGCCCTCGGCACTCAGGCCAGCCTCGTCGATACGCTGGTGGATCTGGACACCACCTACGAAAAAGACGCCCTGAAAGATATGGTCATGGCCTGCTTCAAGCACCTCGGCATCGAAGCCACGGCGGGTCTGCTCGACGGTCTGAAAGACAGCGGCTTCAAGCTGTCCACGACATCGGGCATCACCATCGGCATCGACGACATCGTGTTGCCCCCCAGCAAGCCCGCGCTTCTGGCCGCCGCCGATCTGAAACTCAAGGAAATCGAGCAGAACTACGAGTTCGGCTTTATGACCCACGAGGAGCGCTACAAGCAGGTCGTGCAGCTCTGGAACGACACCACCGACGAAGTGAAGAACGCGGTGTTCGAGAACTTCAGCCAGAACTACCCGTTCAACCCCCTCTGGATCATGAGCCAGTCGGGTGCGCGTGGTAACCCCCAGCAGATTCGTCAGCTGGCGGGGATGCGCGGTCTGATGGCCCGTCCTGACGGCAGCACCATCGAAGTGCCGATTAAGGCCAGCTTCCGTGAGGGTCTGACCGTGGCCGAGTACTTCATCAGCACGCACGGTGCCCGTAAGGGTGGTGCCGATACTGCTCTGCGTACCGCCGACTCCGGTTACCTGACACGTAAACTGGTCGATGTGGCCCACGAAGTCGTGGTGCGTGACGTGGACTGCGGAAGCACGGATTACACCGAAATCTTCCTTGGGGCCACCGACGAGCGCACCGGCGAATGGCGTTCGCGCAAGGCCAGCGAAATCGAAACCAGCATCTATGGCCGCACCCTGACCGCAGATGTGACCCTCGAAGATGGCCGCGTGGTGCCTTCCGGCGAAATGCTGAACCTCGAAGACGTGAAGCTGATCGCCAAGCAGGCCCGCGCCCTGGAAAGCGTGTACGTCCGTACTCCCCTCAACTGCCGCGTGAAAGCGGGCGTGTGCCAGAAGTGCTATGGCTACGATTTGTCTCAGGCCAAGCCCGTGAGCATGGGCGAAGCAGTGGGTGTGGTGGCCGCCGAGTCCATCGGCGAGCCCGGCACCCAGCTGACCATGCGTACCTTCCACACCGGTGGCGTGGCAGGCGGCGGCGACATCACGATGGGTCTGCCCCGCGTGATCGAGTTGTTCGAAGCCCGCAAGCCCAAGACGCAGGCGGTTGTGGCTGACCGCGACGGCCTGGTGCGGATCGAGGAAGAGGAAGAGCGCTACATGATCAAGATTGAGGCCGACGACGATCAGTACTCGGCCAAGACCGCGACCAAAGTGCCCAAGACTCTGCGCCTGATCGTGAAGGACGGCGACCGCGTGGAAGCCGGACAGGCCATGACGCGCGGCGCTGTGAACCCCCACGACCTGCTGCTCTACAAAGACAGCGGCGCGGCACAGCACTACCTCGTGGAAGAAGTCCAGCGCGTCTACCGCTCTCAGGGCGTGAAGGTACACGATAAGCACATCGAAATCATCGTGCGCCAGATGCTGCGCTGGGTGGAAGTTATCGACGGCGGCTCCACTGAACTGCTCGAAGGCCAGA
- a CDS encoding DNA-directed RNA polymerase subunit beta, with amino-acid sequence MSFIGKKPRIERFGEITEVIPLPNLTEVQMNSFQAFLQADRAPDARDNVGLQSAFREVFPIDETEKGRSTGLVLDFLEYRLGDVPYTPEECREKDLTYQAPMYAKLQLIHKDSGLIKEDQVFLGDLPLMTADGSFVINGADRVVISQIHRSPGVYFTSSYKGIKKMYTGAIIPMPKRGPWIELESNGGVLEMKVNKRKFPVAMLLRVLGYDDASLKALFTEFDPNLELPEDKSAGMGSDEAMLRLFTVLRPGDPPKRDKAIQYLYGLLADPRRYDLGEPGRFKMNTKLGVNRPERTLLTFVDGKFSDAGLVDTIRYLLALQQGLETVKIEEGALEVPVAEDDIDHLGNRRVRTVGELLADQLRVGMGRMARGVRERMLLGNPDAATPTKLVNNRPIVAAMREFFGRSQLSQFKDQTNPLSDLRHKRRISALGPGGLTRERAGFDVRDVHRTHYGRICPIETPEGANIGLISSLSSYAKVNSLGFIQAPYRKVNHGVVSDEVIYMTADIEDRYVIAQANTALNTDGTFAEERVLARKKGDPTYYEHEDVDFMDVSPKQIVSINTSLIPFLEHDDANRALMGSNMQSQAVPLVRADSPAVGTGVETRVVTDSGTSVVSDVTGRVSYVDARVIQVTLSEDSATAGMVKGNVRTFELVRFTRSNQGTNLDQHPIVDTGDEVKAGQVIADGPASDLGRLALGQNITIAIMPFDGFNFEDAICINEGLIRKDFYTSVHIEKDEIEARDTKLGPEKITRDIPGLSEAALRDLDEDGIVRVGAEVKPGDILVGKTSFKGESEPTPEERLLRSIFGEKAREVKDTSLRVQSGQGGIVVKTVRFRRGDEGVDLKPGVREMVRVYVAQKRQLQVGDKVANRHGNKGVVSKILPPEDMPYLEDGTPVDLVFNPLGVPSRMNLGQILETHLGEVARLTGQKFETPVFDSVTEATIKEMLEVASAERLQARKDEGFELDSREQKVLDRAGKTGVIDSPNGDYDAAQMQLARTGKSVLYDGRSGEAISGPVVVGTMYVMKLYHMVEDKLHARSTGPYSLITQQPLGGKAQFGGQRFGEMEVWALEAYGAAHTLQEMLTIKSDDIDGRDAAYQSIVKGEEVSGSTIPESFKVLVKELHSLGLDVEVLDSYDKNVDIFEGMMPKR; translated from the coding sequence ATGAGTTTTATTGGTAAGAAGCCCCGCATCGAACGCTTTGGTGAGATCACCGAAGTAATCCCGCTTCCTAATCTGACGGAAGTGCAGATGAACTCCTTTCAGGCGTTCCTGCAAGCCGACCGCGCACCAGACGCCCGCGATAACGTAGGCCTGCAAAGCGCCTTCCGCGAAGTGTTTCCCATTGACGAGACCGAGAAAGGCCGCAGCACGGGCCTGGTTCTCGATTTCCTGGAATACCGCCTCGGAGACGTGCCCTACACGCCCGAAGAGTGCCGCGAAAAAGACCTCACCTATCAGGCCCCGATGTACGCAAAGCTTCAACTGATCCACAAAGACAGCGGCCTGATCAAAGAAGACCAAGTCTTCTTGGGCGACTTGCCCCTGATGACCGCTGACGGCTCGTTCGTCATCAACGGCGCAGACCGTGTAGTTATTTCGCAGATTCACCGTAGCCCCGGCGTGTACTTCACCAGCTCCTACAAGGGCATCAAGAAGATGTACACGGGCGCGATTATTCCGATGCCCAAGCGCGGCCCTTGGATCGAACTCGAATCCAACGGCGGCGTGCTGGAAATGAAGGTTAACAAGCGCAAATTCCCCGTGGCCATGCTGCTGCGGGTGCTGGGCTACGACGACGCCAGCCTGAAAGCGCTGTTTACCGAATTTGACCCCAACCTGGAGTTGCCCGAAGACAAGAGCGCGGGCATGGGTTCCGATGAAGCCATGCTGCGCCTGTTTACAGTGCTGCGTCCCGGCGATCCACCGAAGCGCGACAAGGCGATTCAGTACCTGTATGGCCTCTTGGCCGACCCCCGCCGCTACGATCTGGGCGAGCCGGGCCGCTTCAAGATGAACACCAAGTTGGGCGTCAACCGTCCTGAGCGCACCCTGCTGACCTTTGTGGACGGCAAGTTCAGCGACGCCGGACTGGTGGATACCATCCGCTATCTGCTGGCGCTTCAGCAGGGACTGGAAACCGTCAAGATCGAAGAGGGTGCGCTGGAAGTGCCTGTGGCCGAAGACGACATCGATCACCTCGGCAACCGCCGGGTGCGGACGGTGGGCGAACTGTTGGCCGACCAACTGCGCGTAGGCATGGGCCGGATGGCGCGTGGTGTGCGCGAGCGGATGCTGCTCGGCAACCCCGACGCTGCGACCCCCACCAAACTGGTCAACAACCGTCCCATCGTGGCCGCCATGCGCGAGTTCTTCGGACGCAGCCAGCTGTCACAGTTTAAGGATCAGACCAATCCTCTGTCCGATTTGCGTCACAAGCGCCGAATCTCCGCACTGGGGCCAGGCGGGTTGACCCGCGAACGCGCAGGCTTCGACGTCCGCGACGTTCACCGCACGCACTACGGGCGCATCTGCCCAATCGAAACGCCGGAAGGCGCGAACATCGGTCTGATTTCCTCACTGTCCAGCTATGCCAAAGTCAACAGCCTCGGCTTTATTCAGGCTCCTTACCGCAAGGTGAACCACGGCGTCGTCAGCGACGAAGTGATCTACATGACCGCCGACATCGAAGACCGCTACGTGATCGCGCAGGCCAACACCGCGCTGAACACCGACGGCACCTTTGCCGAAGAGCGTGTGCTGGCGCGTAAGAAAGGCGACCCGACCTACTACGAGCATGAAGACGTCGATTTCATGGACGTTTCGCCCAAGCAGATCGTGTCCATCAACACCTCTCTTATTCCGTTCCTCGAGCACGATGACGCCAACCGCGCCCTCATGGGATCGAACATGCAGTCTCAGGCCGTGCCGCTCGTGCGTGCCGACAGCCCCGCCGTGGGTACGGGCGTCGAAACCCGCGTGGTCACCGACTCCGGAACCAGCGTGGTCAGCGACGTGACGGGCCGCGTGAGCTACGTGGACGCCCGCGTAATTCAGGTCACGCTCAGCGAGGACTCTGCCACCGCCGGAATGGTGAAGGGCAACGTCCGTACCTTCGAACTCGTGCGCTTTACCCGCTCCAACCAGGGCACCAACCTCGACCAGCATCCCATCGTGGATACGGGTGACGAAGTGAAGGCCGGACAGGTCATCGCCGACGGCCCCGCCTCCGACCTGGGCCGCCTCGCGCTGGGCCAGAACATCACGATTGCCATCATGCCCTTCGACGGCTTCAACTTCGAAGACGCCATCTGCATCAACGAAGGCCTGATCCGCAAAGATTTCTACACCTCGGTTCACATCGAGAAAGATGAAATCGAAGCCCGCGATACCAAGCTGGGGCCAGAGAAGATCACCCGCGACATTCCCGGCCTCTCGGAAGCTGCCCTGCGCGACCTCGACGAGGACGGCATCGTGCGCGTGGGTGCAGAAGTCAAACCCGGCGACATCTTGGTCGGCAAGACCTCCTTCAAGGGCGAGTCCGAACCCACCCCCGAAGAACGCCTCCTGCGCTCCATCTTCGGTGAAAAAGCGCGTGAAGTGAAAGACACCTCGCTGCGCGTGCAGTCCGGTCAGGGCGGCATCGTCGTCAAGACCGTGCGGTTCCGCCGGGGCGATGAAGGCGTTGACCTGAAGCCTGGCGTGCGCGAGATGGTGCGCGTGTACGTGGCCCAGAAGCGTCAGTTGCAGGTGGGCGATAAGGTTGCCAACCGCCACGGTAACAAGGGCGTGGTTTCCAAGATTCTGCCCCCCGAAGACATGCCCTACCTCGAAGACGGCACCCCCGTCGACCTGGTGTTCAACCCGCTGGGCGTGCCTTCGCGCATGAACCTCGGCCAGATTCTGGAAACCCACCTTGGAGAAGTGGCCCGCCTCACCGGCCAGAAGTTCGAAACGCCTGTGTTCGACTCCGTGACCGAAGCGACCATCAAGGAAATGCTGGAAGTGGCTTCTGCCGAACGCCTGCAGGCCCGCAAGGATGAAGGCTTCGAGCTGGACTCCCGCGAGCAAAAAGTTCTGGATCGCGCTGGCAAAACGGGCGTCATCGATTCGCCCAACGGCGATTACGACGCTGCACAGATGCAACTGGCCCGCACCGGCAAGAGCGTCTTGTACGACGGACGCAGCGGCGAAGCGATCAGCGGCCCTGTGGTCGTCGGCACCATGTACGTCATGAAGCTGTACCACATGGTGGAAGACAAACTGCACGCCCGCTCCACTGGCCCTTACAGCCTGATTACCCAGCAGCCTCTGGGCGGCAAGGCGCAGTTCGGCGGACAGCGCTTCGGAGAAATGGAAGTGTGGGCGCTCGAAGCTTACGGCGCGGCGCACACCCTTCAGGAAATGCTGACCATCAAATCCGACGACATCGACGGACGCGACGCCGCCTACCAGAGCATCGTGAAGGGCGAAGAAGTGTCGGGCAGCACCATTCCCGAATCCTTCAAAGTGCTGGTCAAGGAACTCCACTCGCTCGGTCTGGATGTCGAAGTGCTCGACAGCTACGACAAGAACGTGGACATCTTTGAAGGCATGATGCCCAAGCGCTGA
- a CDS encoding cold-shock protein: MATGKVKWFNAEKGFGFIETPGSPDVFAHFSAIQSSGFKKLNEGDEVEFEVEEGQRGKGPQAKNIVVTKAAPAPAFSDRPRRDDRW, translated from the coding sequence ATGGCTACAGGTAAAGTGAAATGGTTTAACGCAGAGAAAGGCTTTGGCTTCATCGAAACACCCGGCAGCCCCGACGTGTTCGCGCACTTCAGCGCCATCCAGAGCAGCGGCTTCAAGAAGCTGAACGAAGGCGACGAAGTGGAATTCGAAGTTGAAGAAGGCCAGCGCGGAAAAGGCCCCCAGGCCAAGAACATCGTTGTCACGAAGGCTGCTCCTGCACCTGCGTTCAGCGACCGCCCCCGCCGCGACGACCGCTGGTAA
- the rplL gene encoding 50S ribosomal protein L7/L12, producing MAYDKQALIDQLGTLTIMELADLIDGLKETWGVTAVVASAGPAAAAAVVEEKTEFDVILIDAGSSKINVIKEIRAITGLGLKEAKDMSEKGGALKEGLPKEEAEKIKAQLEAAGARVELK from the coding sequence ATGGCATACGACAAACAGGCACTTATCGACCAACTGGGCACCCTCACCATCATGGAACTCGCCGACCTGATCGACGGCCTGAAGGAAACTTGGGGCGTTACCGCAGTCGTGGCCTCCGCTGGCCCCGCCGCTGCCGCCGCAGTGGTCGAAGAGAAGACCGAATTCGACGTCATCCTGATCGACGCTGGTTCGAGCAAGATCAACGTCATTAAGGAAATCCGCGCCATCACGGGCCTCGGCCTGAAGGAAGCGAAGGACATGAGCGAGAAGGGCGGCGCACTGAAAGAAGGCCTGCCCAAGGAAGAAGCCGAGAAGATCAAGGCCCAGCTCGAAGCAGCTGGCGCACGCGTCGAACTCAAGTAA
- the rplA gene encoding 50S ribosomal protein L1 gives MPKHGKRYRALTEKVDRNKQYTIDEAAALVKDIATAKFDETVEIHFRLGIDPRKSDQNVRGTVALPHGTGRTVRVAVITKGENVALAEAAGADVVGSDDLIERIAGGFMEFDSVVATPDMMAQVGQKLARLLGPRGLLPNPKSGTVGPDVASMVRGLKAGRIEFRNDKTGVVHAPIGKASFDPANLTANYAALIQAVEAAKPGSAKGVFVRSAFMTSTMGPSIPLSLTTA, from the coding sequence ATGCCTAAGCACGGTAAGCGGTACCGCGCGTTGACCGAAAAGGTTGACCGCAACAAGCAGTACACCATCGACGAAGCCGCCGCACTCGTTAAGGACATCGCCACCGCGAAGTTCGACGAAACGGTCGAAATCCACTTCCGCCTCGGCATCGATCCTCGCAAGAGCGATCAGAACGTGCGTGGAACGGTTGCCCTGCCTCACGGTACGGGCCGCACTGTGCGCGTCGCCGTGATCACCAAGGGTGAAAACGTGGCGCTCGCAGAAGCCGCTGGCGCAGATGTCGTCGGCAGCGATGACCTGATCGAGCGCATTGCGGGCGGCTTCATGGAGTTCGACTCTGTTGTTGCCACCCCCGACATGATGGCCCAGGTGGGCCAGAAGCTTGCGCGTTTGCTGGGGCCCCGTGGCCTCCTGCCCAACCCCAAGAGCGGCACCGTCGGCCCCGACGTGGCGAGCATGGTGCGCGGCCTGAAAGCCGGACGTATCGAGTTCCGCAACGACAAGACAGGCGTGGTTCACGCGCCTATCGGCAAGGCCAGCTTTGATCCTGCCAATCTGACCGCCAACTACGCGGCCCTGATTCAGGCTGTCGAAGCCGCCAAACCCGGTAGCGCCAAGGGCGTGTTTGTGCGGAGCGCATTCATGACCAGCACGATGGGGCCGAGCATTCCCCTCTCGCTCACTACGGCGTAA
- the rplK gene encoding 50S ribosomal protein L11 has protein sequence MKKITGMVKLQLPAGKATPAPPVGPALGQYGANIMEFTKAFNALTADKGDAIIPVEITIYADRSFTFITKTPPMSYLIRKAAGLTKGSPTPNKAKVGKLNWDQVLEIAKTKMPDLNAGSVEAAAYTVAGTARSMGVTIEGAPNA, from the coding sequence ATGAAGAAAATTACCGGAATGGTGAAACTCCAACTCCCGGCAGGCAAGGCGACACCCGCCCCGCCAGTCGGCCCCGCGCTCGGTCAGTACGGCGCGAACATCATGGAATTTACGAAGGCGTTCAATGCGCTGACCGCCGACAAGGGTGACGCGATCATCCCCGTCGAGATCACGATCTACGCCGACCGTTCCTTTACGTTCATCACCAAGACCCCCCCCATGAGCTACCTGATCCGCAAGGCCGCAGGTCTCACCAAGGGCAGCCCGACCCCCAACAAAGCCAAAGTTGGCAAACTGAACTGGGATCAGGTGCTGGAAATCGCCAAAACCAAGATGCCCGACCTGAACGCAGGCAGCGTCGAGGCCGCCGCGTACACCGTGGCAGGCACGGCACGCTCTATGGGCGTGACCATCGAGGGGGCCCCGAATGCCTAA
- the nusG gene encoding transcription termination/antitermination protein NusG produces the protein MSIEWYAVHTYVGQEDRVQDQLMDRAKKLGMYYTKIFQVLQPSEEAVELREGGKKETVKRKLFPGYVFVQMDVEDDDAPGELGESWEVVRGTNGVTGFVGTATRPVPLSHDEVQRLLASVGVAAQPVVEEAPRIKVSLKPGDMVRVTGGPFADFSGIISEVNAPQAKVKVLVSIFGRETPVELDFAQVSK, from the coding sequence ATGAGTATTGAATGGTACGCCGTGCATACCTACGTGGGTCAGGAAGACCGCGTGCAAGACCAACTGATGGATCGGGCCAAAAAGCTGGGCATGTACTACACCAAGATTTTTCAGGTGTTGCAGCCCAGCGAGGAAGCTGTAGAACTGCGTGAAGGCGGCAAGAAAGAAACCGTCAAGCGCAAGTTGTTTCCGGGCTACGTGTTCGTGCAGATGGACGTGGAAGACGATGACGCACCCGGCGAACTGGGTGAGTCTTGGGAAGTGGTGCGCGGCACCAACGGCGTGACCGGATTTGTCGGCACCGCCACGCGCCCTGTACCCCTCTCTCACGATGAGGTTCAGCGTCTGCTGGCCTCGGTGGGCGTGGCTGCTCAGCCCGTCGTCGAAGAAGCCCCGCGCATCAAGGTCAGCCTCAAACCTGGCGATATGGTTCGGGTCACGGGCGGCCCATTTGCGGACTTCAGCGGCATCATCAGCGAAGTCAATGCTCCTCAGGCCAAGGTCAAGGTGCTTGTCAGCATCTTTGGCCGCGAAACCCCTGTCGAACTCGATTTCGCACAGGTCAGCAAATAA
- the secE gene encoding preprotein translocase subunit SecE produces the protein MNLIQYFRDARAELSRVTWPTRQQVLEGTQAVLIFVVALTLIVFFMDRVFGTAVRALLP, from the coding sequence ATGAACTTGATTCAGTACTTCCGGGACGCCCGCGCGGAATTGTCCCGCGTGACGTGGCCCACCCGCCAGCAAGTGCTGGAAGGCACGCAGGCCGTGCTGATCTTCGTCGTGGCACTCACCCTGATCGTGTTTTTCATGGATCGCGTGTTCGGCACCGCCGTTCGTGCGCTCCTCCCATAA
- the rpmG gene encoding 50S ribosomal protein L33: protein MAKDGPRIIVKMESTAGTGFYYTTTKNRRTTQTKLELRKYDPVAKKHVVFKEKKV from the coding sequence ATGGCGAAAGACGGCCCCCGTATTATCGTGAAGATGGAAAGCACCGCTGGAACAGGCTTTTACTACACGACCACCAAAAACCGCCGCACCACGCAGACCAAACTGGAACTGCGTAAGTACGACCCCGTTGCCAAAAAGCACGTCGTCTTCAAGGAGAAGAAAGTCTGA